One segment of Arcanobacterium haemolyticum DSM 20595 DNA contains the following:
- a CDS encoding Re/Si-specific NAD(P)(+) transhydrogenase subunit alpha — protein MRIGVPKEPHAQQALVSTTPDTAAKLVKLGYDVVIEQGAGNRASYPDSQYEAAGARIVGGPDAWGADIVLTLDTPPAEQRNLMKNGATLISRMAPAAHPDTLNDLAERGITGLAMDMVPRISRAQSLDVLSSMANLAGYRAVIEAAANFGRLFNGQVTAAGKVPPATVYVIGAGVAGLAAIGTANSMGAIVNATDVRAEVAEQIESMGASFIGIPAPAQESSDGYAKEMSQEQAHAAEKLYAEQAAVSDIVITTANIPGRKAPILLSAEAVAGMKPGSVIVDLAAANGGNCELTVPGSVITTDNGVIIVGHTDYSVKLPAQASQLFGQNIVNFFKLTTPNKDGQLHLDLDDVIVRQMTVTLDGKIMFPPPPVKVSAAPAAKPAPVEVPAPEPVHEKSWLATYWWMLAAAGMFIALIYAAPAGMTSHFMVFALACVVGFYVITSVTHSLHTPLMSVTNAISGIIVVGALTQMASASILVQILAFIAVIVASINIFGGFMVTDRMLKMFTRS, from the coding sequence GTGCGAATAGGTGTACCAAAAGAACCGCACGCGCAGCAAGCGCTCGTGTCCACAACCCCCGATACCGCCGCCAAACTGGTGAAACTCGGATATGACGTTGTTATTGAACAAGGCGCAGGGAATCGCGCTAGCTACCCTGATTCTCAATATGAAGCAGCAGGAGCAAGAATCGTTGGTGGCCCTGACGCGTGGGGAGCGGACATCGTTCTCACCCTAGATACTCCACCTGCGGAACAACGTAACCTTATGAAGAATGGTGCCACACTCATTTCGCGCATGGCACCAGCAGCTCACCCAGATACGCTGAACGATCTGGCAGAACGTGGAATTACCGGGCTTGCCATGGATATGGTTCCGCGTATTTCGCGTGCGCAATCACTGGACGTGCTTTCTTCCATGGCAAACCTTGCCGGATACCGTGCCGTAATTGAAGCTGCTGCTAACTTTGGGCGTTTGTTTAATGGGCAGGTGACTGCTGCCGGAAAAGTACCACCTGCCACCGTCTATGTGATTGGTGCTGGCGTGGCCGGCCTGGCTGCGATTGGCACCGCTAACTCCATGGGTGCCATAGTGAATGCTACTGATGTTCGTGCAGAAGTTGCTGAACAAATCGAATCCATGGGCGCCTCTTTCATAGGCATCCCAGCCCCTGCCCAAGAATCTTCCGATGGGTACGCGAAGGAAATGAGCCAAGAACAGGCACATGCTGCTGAAAAACTCTATGCTGAACAGGCTGCAGTATCCGACATCGTTATTACTACCGCGAATATTCCTGGCAGGAAAGCACCGATCTTGCTCTCTGCGGAAGCCGTGGCCGGCATGAAGCCTGGATCTGTGATCGTAGATTTGGCCGCTGCGAATGGCGGAAACTGTGAACTGACCGTCCCAGGATCTGTGATTACTACAGACAATGGTGTGATTATCGTTGGGCACACCGATTACTCGGTGAAGCTACCGGCACAGGCATCCCAACTATTCGGCCAAAACATTGTCAATTTCTTCAAGCTCACCACGCCGAACAAAGACGGTCAGCTTCACTTGGATCTTGACGACGTCATCGTGCGGCAAATGACTGTGACTTTGGATGGGAAGATTATGTTCCCGCCGCCTCCTGTGAAGGTGTCGGCTGCGCCTGCTGCAAAGCCGGCGCCAGTGGAGGTGCCCGCGCCTGAACCAGTTCACGAAAAGAGCTGGCTAGCCACATACTGGTGGATGCTTGCCGCGGCGGGCATGTTTATCGCGCTGATCTACGCTGCTCCTGCAGGAATGACAAGCCATTTCATGGTGTTTGCGTTGGCATGCGTGGTGGGCTTCTACGTAATCACGTCGGTTACCCACTCGCTCCACACACCTTTGATGTCCGTAACAAACGCTATTTCCGGAATCATAGTTGTAGGTGCACTAACCCAGATGGCCAGTGCATCAATTTTGGTCCAAATCCTTGCGTTCATCGCCGTAATCGTTGCATCAATTAACATCTTTGGTGGCTTTATGGTGACAGACCGTATGCTCAAGATGTTCACAAGGAGCTAA
- the holA gene encoding DNA polymerase III subunit delta, whose protein sequence is MTWDTIQLAPIVLIQSGEPVYAERAITLLKRQARSIDPNTEVTDIDAQTYGPGYLSAIASPSLFGERRLLIVPNLENLNAAFQDDILTYLTQPEPDVVLILQHNGGVKGKKVLTALKKHNIPTTTISAVKNQRDKTQAVMADIRAAGRKMTPEAIGALIEAVGSDLRELLAAVQQLLADVHGLIGEDNVHTYFAGRIEAKGFNVADALIVGNIGEAVKLARHALATGASPTAILGAIASKLRTMAHILGQRSDGIDVKVSIVPWMAERAKRDLRGWTPAGLAVAISAIAKADADVKGGSRDPEYALERGILDVGRARKIRG, encoded by the coding sequence ATGACCTGGGATACTATTCAACTTGCGCCAATCGTCCTCATACAGTCAGGGGAACCCGTCTACGCCGAACGCGCCATTACGCTCCTCAAACGTCAAGCGCGCAGCATCGATCCCAACACAGAAGTAACCGATATCGATGCGCAAACCTATGGCCCCGGATACCTCTCCGCCATCGCGTCCCCCTCACTCTTCGGAGAACGGCGCCTCCTCATCGTGCCCAACCTAGAAAACCTCAACGCGGCCTTTCAAGACGACATCCTCACCTACCTCACCCAACCAGAACCAGACGTCGTACTCATTCTGCAACACAACGGGGGAGTCAAAGGCAAAAAAGTCCTCACCGCACTCAAAAAACACAACATCCCAACCACCACAATCTCCGCAGTCAAAAACCAACGCGACAAAACCCAAGCAGTCATGGCAGACATCCGCGCCGCCGGCCGCAAAATGACCCCCGAAGCAATCGGTGCACTCATCGAAGCCGTAGGATCAGACCTCCGCGAACTCCTCGCAGCCGTCCAACAACTCCTTGCAGACGTCCACGGACTCATCGGAGAAGACAACGTCCACACCTACTTTGCCGGCCGAATCGAAGCAAAAGGCTTCAACGTAGCAGACGCGCTCATCGTCGGAAACATCGGAGAAGCAGTCAAACTAGCACGGCACGCGCTCGCGACTGGCGCCAGCCCCACCGCAATCCTTGGTGCCATTGCTTCTAAATTACGAACGATGGCTCACATTTTAGGGCAGAGATCCGATGGAATCGACGTCAAAGTGAGCATAGTCCCTTGGATGGCAGAGCGGGCTAAACGGGACTTGCGCGGATGGACTCCTGCCGGGCTTGCCGTTGCTATATCAGCCATTGCCAAAGCCGATGCCGATGTTAAGGGCGGATCAAGAGATCCTGAATATGCACTCGAACGAGGCATCTTAGATGTTGGACGCGCCCGGAAAATACGTGGATAG